Part of the Halostella litorea genome is shown below.
GTCCCGCCTCACGTACGAATACTTCGAGCGCGCCCGCCGCGAGGACCAGGACCTCCGGCAGGAGTCGAGCTACGTCGAGCGCGACGTGCTCGGCTTCCCGACGTGGCCCCACGAGCTCATCCGGAACCTGTCGCTGACGTTCTTCTTCGTCGGCATGATCCTCTTCCTCTCGGCGACGCTGCCGCCGGAGATGATGGCCGTGGCCGACCCCAGCACCACGCCGGCGATCATCCTGCCGGACTGGTACCTCTACTGGTCGTTCGGCCTGCTGAAACTCGGGCCGCTCAACCCCGAACTGTCGATCCTCGGGGGCGACAAGCTGATGGCCGACCGCACGTACGGCGTCGTCGCCAACCTCGTCGTGGTCGGCTTCATCGCCATCGTCCCGTTCCTCAACAAGGGGAGCGCACGCCGCCCGGTCGAGCAGCCGTTCTGGGCCGGCATCGGCGTCATGGGCGTCACGTTCGCGGCGACGATCAGCGCCCTGTCGATCAAGAACCTGCTGCCGATGGACTCGCACCTGCTGTTCGACATCACGTTCCTGCTCCCGCCGATCGCGGGGCTGATCAGCTACGCGGTGCTGCGGTCGATGCGCGAGGGGTACATGTACGACCTGAACCGGCGGTACTACCGGCTGCGGCCGCCGAAGTAAGGTCCCTGATGTCCTCCTCAGACGCGGACGGCGGAAGCGACGACCGGTCCGCGCGGGAGGTCGAGGTCCCGATCCGGCTGTACAAGACGGTGACGGTGTTTTCGACGCTGTTTGCCATCACGGGCGTCATTCTCGGGTTCGTGTTGCTCGACTCCGCGACCAACCGCGCGACTGCGGAACTGGGCGAGGTCGACGTGGTGGTGGCCATCGCCGGGCTTGCAGCGATCCTCGGCGGGGCCGGCGTGTACGC
Proteins encoded:
- a CDS encoding DUF7315 family membrane protein → MSSSDADGGSDDRSAREVEVPIRLYKTVTVFSTLFAITGVILGFVLLDSATNRATAELGEVDVVVAIAGLAAILGGAGVYAFATRFRAPEMGNAKDDDDEGSNDG
- a CDS encoding cytochrome b family protein, which encodes MTDDNESTETRTDGSGPGIVAPDDEVPTWQERKERKQGLSRLTYEYFERARREDQDLRQESSYVERDVLGFPTWPHELIRNLSLTFFFVGMILFLSATLPPEMMAVADPSTTPAIILPDWYLYWSFGLLKLGPLNPELSILGGDKLMADRTYGVVANLVVVGFIAIVPFLNKGSARRPVEQPFWAGIGVMGVTFAATISALSIKNLLPMDSHLLFDITFLLPPIAGLISYAVLRSMREGYMYDLNRRYYRLRPPK